In the genome of Flavobacterium panacagri, one region contains:
- a CDS encoding MarC family protein yields the protein MLEIDFKEIITVSMVLFAVIDIVGSIPIIVNLRAKVGHIESEKASIVAGAIMIVFLFVGEGLLNLIGIDVHSFAVAGSFVLFFLALEMILGIRIYRDEEPGSASIVPLAFPLIAGAGTMTTLLSLRSQFHTINIIIAILLNIILVYIVLKSSKKIENLLGENGLGVVRKTFGVILLAIAVKLFAANVKGLFV from the coding sequence ATGTTAGAAATCGACTTCAAAGAAATCATTACTGTTAGTATGGTACTTTTTGCCGTAATTGATATTGTAGGTTCCATCCCAATTATTGTGAATTTAAGAGCTAAAGTAGGCCATATAGAATCTGAAAAAGCTTCTATTGTTGCCGGAGCTATTATGATTGTTTTTCTTTTTGTTGGGGAAGGTTTACTGAACCTCATCGGTATTGATGTCCATTCATTTGCCGTTGCAGGATCTTTTGTATTGTTTTTTCTTGCTTTGGAAATGATTTTAGGAATTCGAATTTATAGAGACGAAGAACCAGGTTCTGCTTCTATTGTGCCATTGGCTTTTCCATTAATTGCAGGAGCAGGAACTATGACTACTTTATTGTCGCTTCGTTCTCAGTTTCATACTATTAATATTATCATTGCCATTTTACTCAATATCATATTGGTTTACATTGTTTTGAAGTCTTCTAAGAAAATCGAAAATTTACTGGGAGAAAATGGACTTGGAGTGGTTCGCAAGACATTTGGCGTGATACTTTTAGCAATTGCTGTTAAATTATTCGCCGCTAATGTTAAAGGTTTGTTTGTCTAA